In Silvanigrella paludirubra, the following are encoded in one genomic region:
- a CDS encoding GatB/YqeY domain-containing protein — protein sequence MTTLKETLTNDLKSALKNQDKELTGVLRMLISAIQYGQTAAKPISEFDAVLSYRKQLIDALEMFPKGSEKHLQTESELKIVERYMPKAPSDDELNKIIQDKISQTPSQEKVNIGLIMKEIKQLYPTCDGKAVMALIQKEVAQHK from the coding sequence ATGACTACACTTAAAGAGACACTAACAAATGACTTAAAAAGTGCACTTAAAAATCAGGATAAAGAACTTACTGGAGTTCTTCGTATGTTAATTAGCGCTATACAATATGGCCAAACAGCTGCTAAGCCCATCTCAGAATTTGATGCTGTCCTTTCCTATAGAAAACAACTTATCGATGCTCTTGAAATGTTTCCAAAAGGAAGTGAGAAACATTTACAAACGGAAAGCGAATTAAAAATAGTCGAACGTTATATGCCTAAAGCGCCATCAGATGATGAATTAAATAAAATCATACAAGATAAAATCTCTCAAACACCTTCTCAAGAAAAGGTAAATATTGGTTTAATAATGAAAGAAATAAAACAATTATACCCTACTTGTGATGGAAAAGCTGTTATGGCTCTCATTCAAAAAGAAGTTGCTCAGCATAAATAA
- a CDS encoding S41 family peptidase, with protein sequence MILNKYITKLFYKKPILCSFILLVSCGKANKNSNINSISESKEISTSNKNNNLKWELPELSQEEKENLISSVKTVFNDFYVNRLQKITDYNYDALKEANKLNIEMSSDELLKKTMSIFINIRDLHTDFEYPLPARCIIGGFPLNVDLSYDSNGKNEKLIISEKLTDKPDFEDEDDNLNYNDLQLNDEILSISNFGIEAFTPNEILVKNAINELGKYTRGSNIDAFKTRAIESFFSRNGAYMKTPEGRFTINVRKSDNSIKKYSFPWVIKKSDLDICDSSKNKKINFKNKSYFFKLKKSNKQEKFSSFYKLSKNKSNENISMKIVEHDNEKYGIIRLEMFIPSGEYDENNYLAVRQKIHEEVNMIRKFVLENNEILSGIIFDVRNNGGGYGSYPLLIANMFTHKFVKNMKVFPLVSQTNSDTFYNLEMSRFFAREETSDELPKPILDTYAEMIYFINNELTKELVKKRELLLKPADRFDGDENDSLPPNYSKKETEILKPIYTEKPIAVLTNSNCYSSCDDFTALFKDYKIARIFGETRHTGGGGANLIEWKDFLIPVVIDDIGTKSPLIPDGKPLPKGSEIRFAWNKVKRENNSKDEQYIEGIGVISDYINKPTSYDILNDDESIFNKIMDDMGNSKNPKKFYLNR encoded by the coding sequence ATGATTTTAAATAAATATATTACAAAATTATTTTACAAAAAACCAATTCTATGTTCCTTTATTTTGTTAGTGTCTTGTGGTAAAGCAAATAAAAATAGCAATATAAATTCGATCTCAGAAAGTAAAGAAATTTCGACAAGTAACAAAAATAATAACTTAAAATGGGAATTACCAGAATTATCTCAAGAAGAAAAAGAAAATCTTATTTCTTCTGTTAAAACAGTTTTTAATGATTTCTATGTGAACAGATTACAAAAAATTACGGATTATAATTATGATGCTTTAAAAGAAGCAAATAAATTAAATATAGAAATGAGTTCAGATGAATTACTAAAAAAAACAATGTCCATATTTATCAATATTCGAGATCTTCATACAGATTTTGAATATCCACTACCTGCTAGATGTATAATAGGTGGATTTCCATTAAATGTAGATTTATCATATGATTCAAATGGAAAAAATGAAAAATTAATTATTTCAGAAAAGCTAACTGATAAACCTGATTTTGAAGATGAAGATGATAATTTAAATTATAATGATCTTCAATTAAATGATGAAATTTTATCAATATCAAATTTTGGGATTGAGGCGTTTACCCCTAATGAAATTTTAGTAAAAAATGCAATAAATGAATTAGGAAAATATACCCGTGGCTCTAATATAGATGCATTTAAAACACGAGCTATTGAAAGTTTTTTTTCAAGAAATGGTGCATATATGAAAACACCTGAAGGAAGATTTACGATAAATGTTCGAAAATCTGACAACTCAATAAAAAAATATTCTTTTCCTTGGGTTATAAAAAAATCAGATTTAGATATTTGTGATTCTAGTAAAAATAAAAAAATTAATTTCAAAAATAAATCCTATTTTTTTAAATTAAAAAAATCAAATAAACAAGAAAAATTTAGCAGTTTTTATAAACTATCAAAGAATAAATCAAATGAAAATATTTCAATGAAAATAGTTGAACATGATAATGAAAAATATGGAATTATTCGTTTAGAAATGTTTATACCAAGTGGTGAATATGACGAAAACAATTATTTAGCTGTAAGACAAAAAATTCATGAAGAAGTAAATATGATTCGTAAATTTGTTTTAGAAAATAACGAAATTCTTTCAGGTATTATATTTGATGTTAGAAATAATGGGGGAGGATATGGAAGTTATCCTTTATTAATAGCAAATATGTTTACACATAAATTTGTAAAAAATATGAAAGTATTTCCTTTAGTTTCTCAAACAAATAGTGACACTTTTTATAATTTAGAAATGTCAAGATTCTTTGCTAGAGAAGAGACAAGTGATGAATTGCCAAAACCTATTTTAGATACATATGCTGAAATGATATATTTTATTAATAATGAATTAACAAAAGAATTAGTAAAGAAAAGAGAACTTTTACTAAAACCAGCTGATCGGTTTGATGGAGATGAGAATGACTCACTTCCTCCAAATTATTCAAAAAAAGAGACAGAAATTTTAAAACCAATTTATACTGAAAAGCCAATAGCAGTATTAACAAATAGTAATTGCTATTCCTCATGTGACGATTTTACAGCTTTATTTAAGGATTATAAAATAGCTCGAATTTTTGGTGAGACAAGACATACAGGCGGTGGTGGTGCAAATTTGATTGAATGGAAAGACTTTTTAATTCCTGTCGTTATTGATGATATTGGGACAAAGTCTCCTCTTATTCCTGATGGAAAACCTTTACCTAAAGGCAGTGAAATTCGCTTTGCTTGGAATAAAGTGAAGAGAGAAAATAATAGTAAGGACGAGCAGTATATTGAAGGAATTGGTGTAATTTCTGATTATATTAATAAGCCAACAAGTTATGATATTCTAAATGATGATGAAAGTATATTTAATAAAATAATGGATGATATGGGCAATTCCAAAAACCCTAAAAAATTCTATCTAAACAGATGA
- a CDS encoding TetR/AcrR family transcriptional regulator, translating into MNKNELIQILMTEFRKTGYEGLSLSQISKATGLGKASLYHHFPNGKKEMALEVLKFTNNWIQTELYPIVNKDLSPNEKLNNLIQTLNEFYFKGENSCLLDVMSIENSSENELNIHSKEILLNFTNVLNKLAKDFGKSNEEASMISQIALSIFQGALIQTRILKDKNIFQSQVSYVKNLFKI; encoded by the coding sequence ATGAATAAAAACGAATTAATACAAATACTTATGACAGAGTTTCGAAAAACGGGGTATGAAGGCTTGAGTCTTTCCCAAATCTCAAAAGCGACAGGTTTAGGAAAGGCTAGTTTATACCATCACTTTCCAAATGGTAAAAAAGAAATGGCACTGGAAGTGTTAAAATTTACAAATAACTGGATACAAACAGAACTCTATCCAATTGTGAATAAAGACCTTTCTCCAAATGAAAAATTAAATAATTTAATTCAAACTTTAAATGAATTCTATTTTAAGGGAGAAAACTCTTGTTTACTTGATGTGATGTCAATTGAAAACTCATCCGAAAATGAATTAAATATTCATTCAAAAGAAATTCTTTTAAATTTTACAAATGTATTAAATAAACTTGCAAAAGATTTTGGAAAATCAAACGAGGAAGCTTCTATGATTTCTCAAATTGCATTAAGTATTTTTCAAGGGGCATTAATTCAAACAAGAATTCTTAAAGATAAAAATATTTTTCAATCACAGGTGAGCTACGTTAAAAATTTATTTAAAATATAA
- a CDS encoding type II toxin-antitoxin system HicB family antitoxin yields the protein MRISGILEYDLSEKVPYYIRIPELEIHSQGSTLVETFEMIKEAFGVLLEDYTKGKITKNDLKVISTSTVTFDILTDKIKEVSGFAIHRLRTFSNLSQENIIEKMGKTSRCSLTAYENGSSGAGLSKF from the coding sequence ATGAGAATAAGTGGAATTTTAGAATATGATTTAAGTGAAAAAGTCCCCTATTATATAAGGATTCCTGAACTTGAAATACATAGCCAAGGCTCAACTCTTGTAGAGACATTTGAGATGATTAAAGAAGCCTTTGGGGTGTTACTTGAAGACTATACAAAAGGAAAAATAACAAAAAATGATTTAAAAGTTATTTCCACGAGCACTGTTACTTTTGATATTTTGACAGATAAAATCAAAGAAGTATCTGGTTTTGCTATTCACAGACTAAGAACTTTTAGTAATTTATCGCAAGAAAATATAATTGAAAAAATGGGAAAAACTTCTAGATGCTCTTTAACTGCATATGAAAATGGTTCTAGTGGAGCTGGTCTTTCTAAGTTTTAA
- a CDS encoding CHASE2 domain-containing protein: protein MPKENIKSKRKFKYLFVPSSFKIGILITLLCLFFLIKHYSLPKNSIDIVGQLERVLYDIRFKLRGPKKLSGVVGALTADDKSIEKFGRWPFPRGIYEKAFQNLQNAGVKWIGFDVFFSEPSHRLLEESLPDLEKILISSNYNPKAFENGLAELLESSPGDISLGKSIDNFGNIVQGFFYLENDEQIKGSSYDWFNSFNRLKSSSIDFLDFPNGFSLNNYKDIISYGAITNTPIIAGKSKYMGFANNQSDSDGMIRKSILVRTIDPINKFGEKIGAPIIVPSLALSLAANYLASGVVIHFDPSGIDSIELYPTDSKKKQIKIPVYFDGLGKLLINHYGEFSKIPQISLEDAYNNKLPKDIPKILVYGGTATGTNDKRPSPFDENFDGVGHHVAIIENILTQNFMRRPISAPLIEVSLLLFTGILFSYALKYLNALKSSFFIILILATFFYIDEEYLFGQGNWYYAGMFYLQSVSIYFGITIFKYFTEEREKKKVRSAFQHYLNPAVINQLMEHPERLKLGGDKKFMTVFFSDVRGFTTISEALSPEKLTSILNEYFTPMTKIILDSNGLLDKYIGDAIMAVWGAPIPMENHADKAVASSLKMLDELEVLQKKWKSENLPFLDIGIGLNTGDMVVGNMGSDQRFDYTVLGDAVNLGARLEGINKNYGTRIICSEFTKNALKEPHKFIFRELDNIQVKGKNEPVRIFEIMRFKEMDRQKALELVRLFEEGLALYRAQNWKEAIHKFKEAIRMNDGKDPPSEEFIERCNYLKEKGLEKDWNGVWVFKTK, encoded by the coding sequence ATGCCTAAAGAAAACATCAAAAGTAAAAGAAAATTTAAATATTTATTTGTTCCTTCCTCTTTTAAAATTGGAATATTAATTACATTATTATGCTTATTCTTCTTAATTAAACATTATAGTTTACCAAAAAATTCTATTGATATCGTTGGTCAATTAGAACGGGTTCTTTATGATATTCGCTTTAAATTAAGAGGTCCTAAAAAATTAAGTGGAGTTGTAGGAGCACTTACAGCAGATGATAAAAGTATAGAAAAATTTGGAAGATGGCCATTCCCAAGAGGAATTTATGAAAAGGCATTTCAAAATCTACAAAATGCAGGTGTAAAATGGATCGGGTTTGACGTATTTTTTTCAGAACCTTCACACAGGCTACTTGAAGAATCTTTGCCAGATTTAGAAAAAATTCTTATTTCTTCAAATTATAATCCAAAAGCATTTGAAAATGGCTTAGCAGAGTTATTAGAATCAAGTCCTGGTGATATTTCTCTAGGAAAAAGTATCGACAATTTTGGAAATATTGTGCAAGGATTCTTTTATTTAGAAAATGACGAACAAATAAAAGGTTCTTCTTATGACTGGTTTAACAGCTTTAATCGGCTTAAAAGTTCATCAATTGATTTTCTAGATTTTCCAAATGGCTTCTCATTAAACAATTATAAAGATATTATTTCATATGGTGCAATTACAAACACACCAATTATTGCGGGTAAATCCAAATATATGGGTTTTGCAAATAATCAATCCGATTCCGATGGAATGATTAGAAAATCAATATTAGTAAGAACAATTGATCCAATAAATAAATTTGGTGAAAAAATTGGGGCTCCCATTATTGTTCCTAGTCTTGCCTTATCTTTAGCTGCAAACTATTTAGCAAGCGGAGTTGTTATCCATTTTGACCCATCTGGCATTGATTCGATTGAACTTTATCCAACCGATAGCAAAAAGAAACAAATTAAAATCCCAGTTTATTTTGATGGACTAGGAAAACTTCTTATTAATCATTATGGTGAATTCTCAAAAATTCCTCAAATTTCGTTAGAAGATGCTTATAATAATAAACTTCCGAAAGATATACCTAAAATTTTAGTTTATGGAGGAACAGCGACAGGAACAAATGATAAAAGACCTTCTCCATTTGATGAAAACTTTGATGGAGTTGGTCATCATGTTGCGATAATTGAAAACATATTAACACAAAATTTTATGAGAAGACCTATTTCTGCCCCATTAATAGAAGTTTCATTGCTTTTATTCACTGGTATTCTTTTTTCTTATGCACTTAAATATTTAAATGCATTAAAATCTTCCTTTTTTATTATACTCATTCTTGCTACCTTCTTTTACATTGATGAAGAATATTTATTTGGACAAGGTAACTGGTACTATGCAGGTATGTTCTATTTACAAAGCGTATCTATTTATTTTGGAATAACCATATTTAAATATTTTACAGAAGAACGAGAAAAGAAAAAAGTGCGAAGCGCTTTTCAACATTATTTAAATCCCGCTGTTATTAATCAATTAATGGAACATCCTGAAAGATTAAAATTGGGTGGAGATAAGAAGTTTATGACTGTCTTTTTCTCCGACGTAAGAGGATTCACAACAATCAGTGAAGCTTTAAGTCCAGAAAAACTAACTTCCATTTTAAATGAATATTTTACACCAATGACTAAGATTATTTTAGATTCAAATGGACTATTGGATAAATATATTGGAGATGCCATTATGGCTGTTTGGGGAGCCCCAATTCCAATGGAAAATCATGCAGACAAAGCTGTTGCTTCTAGCTTAAAAATGCTTGATGAACTTGAAGTTCTTCAAAAAAAATGGAAATCAGAAAATCTACCATTTTTAGATATTGGTATTGGACTGAATACAGGAGATATGGTTGTTGGTAACATGGGTAGCGACCAACGCTTTGATTATACTGTTTTAGGCGATGCTGTTAACTTAGGAGCGCGTCTTGAAGGCATTAATAAAAACTATGGAACCCGAATTATTTGCTCAGAATTTACTAAAAATGCTTTAAAAGAGCCACATAAATTTATTTTTCGTGAACTCGATAATATTCAAGTTAAAGGAAAAAATGAACCTGTTCGTATTTTTGAAATCATGAGATTTAAAGAAATGGATAGACAAAAAGCGCTAGAATTGGTTAGGTTGTTTGAAGAAGGCTTGGCTCTTTACCGTGCCCAAAATTGGAAAGAAGCCATTCATAAATTCAAAGAAGCTATTCGCATGAACGATGGCAAAGATCCTCCTAGTGAAGAGTTTATTGAAAGATGTAATTACCTAAAAGAAAAAGGTCTTGAAAAAGATTGGAATGGCGTTTGGGTATTTAAAACAAAGTAA
- a CDS encoding efflux RND transporter permease subunit has product MLLSNVSIKRPIFAGMMNLLIIIIGLLAYQKIGVDNQPKVDLPIVNIKVQVAGATPKYIEQNVLNPIESALRSIEGIDTIDSTASNGSVNIRVTFVLSENINVAVNNIRNAMTSVTGKKNWPSNALTPVVKPVDQNASSILQIALSSKTINFGIGNLSEYINSIFVPNISQVKGVGDIGIAGLRLPEFDISFDNDKLDSLGLTAYNVINQIKSQIVTVPGGQVKNEKLAYNINSTTLPNSINEVANIPILTTAGVIIRLDELAVIKDTIQEQTTYGESDGKPAIIVYVSKSSDANTVEVANNSKKLINNLSLSVKDKIDIRIVNDTSRFISGSMNAVNFDIILGAILTILIVYLFLQDWKSTFISSIAIPTSVLGTIGLIHLLGFTLNSMTTLALSLSIGIIVDDAIVVIENIHRHILLGKSARVATYDAMKEIGIPAIAITFAIIAVFMPVAFMEGKIGRYFYEFAITVSASVLISLFVAFTLSPMLGSRILNKHDSEKKKNFILEKFESIFIYWENLYSKLIIVTLKNRLVTITMGFFVLILSLILLHFVPTNFTPKMDTSYFAISMQLAPNTSIPETTIRSQEIANWLRKYPGIKNVFFRLTDQNDSVFIVNLVDPIERNFTQQKLEKRIRSELKKFIKNPDEIITLGRPGKSQQPIQVILTNPNSQDLEKYALELQKYLKTIDGVEDIISDTPPPADEIKVVPNFVMANSLNVTSDAIATTLSYLFYGENVGSFNRNSDTFDIVAKVNDKQALTPNDILSVTVPGKNNTPIPLNSIAKISLDKQNSVIQHHNGIQEYTVLADYTGNDLGKVLKQIESYLNQNRMLGLSYDFSGDSKDLKDTNTAVIQTLLLSLLFAYMVLCSQFESFITPFVILLSVPLAFSGAFIALLILNQPMSLYAMVGLILLTGLVKKNAILLLDFTEQLIQEGKNVNLALQIAGKTRLRPILMTTFAMIFGMLPMAFGSDLGHEQRSPMGVAVIGGLISSTILTLLVIPCVFSIFKEAKMILSYKPSKK; this is encoded by the coding sequence ATGTTGCTTTCTAATGTTTCTATAAAACGCCCTATTTTTGCAGGTATGATGAACTTATTAATTATCATTATAGGGCTTTTGGCATATCAAAAAATAGGAGTAGACAATCAGCCAAAAGTAGATTTACCTATTGTCAATATCAAGGTTCAAGTTGCAGGCGCTACACCAAAATATATAGAACAAAATGTTTTGAATCCTATAGAATCTGCATTACGTTCTATAGAAGGAATTGATACAATAGATTCAACAGCTTCAAATGGATCCGTAAATATTAGAGTTACTTTTGTATTATCTGAAAATATAAATGTTGCTGTTAATAATATTAGAAATGCAATGACAAGTGTGACTGGAAAGAAAAATTGGCCATCCAATGCGCTCACTCCCGTAGTAAAGCCTGTCGACCAAAATGCATCCTCTATTCTACAAATTGCTTTATCTAGTAAAACAATTAATTTTGGAATTGGAAACTTATCAGAATATATCAATAGCATTTTTGTCCCAAATATATCACAGGTAAAAGGAGTAGGAGATATTGGAATTGCAGGTTTAAGACTTCCTGAATTTGATATTTCTTTTGATAATGATAAACTAGATTCACTTGGTCTAACGGCATATAACGTTATAAATCAAATTAAATCACAAATTGTTACTGTTCCAGGTGGGCAAGTTAAAAATGAAAAACTTGCTTATAATATTAACTCAACTACTTTACCGAATTCAATTAATGAAGTTGCAAATATTCCAATTTTAACAACAGCTGGTGTTATAATTCGGCTAGATGAATTAGCAGTCATAAAAGACACCATTCAAGAACAGACAACATACGGGGAAAGCGATGGAAAACCTGCGATTATTGTTTATGTGTCTAAATCTTCTGATGCAAATACAGTTGAAGTTGCAAATAACTCAAAAAAATTAATAAATAATTTATCGCTATCAGTAAAAGATAAAATTGATATTCGCATTGTAAATGATACTTCTCGATTTATATCTGGCTCAATGAATGCCGTTAATTTTGATATTATTCTTGGAGCTATTCTTACAATTTTAATCGTGTATTTATTTTTGCAAGACTGGAAATCTACATTTATCAGTTCAATTGCCATTCCAACTTCTGTTTTAGGAACAATTGGTCTAATTCATTTACTTGGATTTACTTTAAATTCAATGACAACATTAGCGCTCTCTTTATCAATTGGAATTATAGTTGATGATGCCATAGTTGTAATAGAAAATATACATAGGCATATCCTTTTAGGAAAATCGGCTCGTGTTGCAACATATGATGCCATGAAAGAAATAGGAATACCAGCAATTGCAATAACATTTGCTATTATTGCCGTATTTATGCCCGTTGCTTTTATGGAAGGAAAAATAGGTCGGTATTTTTATGAATTTGCTATTACGGTTTCAGCATCTGTATTAATTTCACTTTTTGTCGCCTTTACCTTAAGCCCTATGCTTGGTAGCAGGATATTAAATAAACATGACTCCGAAAAAAAGAAAAATTTTATATTAGAAAAATTTGAATCTATTTTTATATATTGGGAAAATTTATATTCAAAATTAATTATAGTCACTCTTAAAAATAGACTTGTTACAATAACAATGGGTTTTTTCGTACTTATACTAAGTTTAATCCTATTACATTTTGTACCAACAAACTTTACACCAAAAATGGATACAAGTTACTTTGCTATTTCAATGCAGCTTGCTCCAAATACATCAATACCAGAGACAACAATTCGCTCTCAAGAAATTGCAAATTGGCTTAGAAAATATCCAGGAATAAAAAACGTATTTTTTAGACTAACCGATCAAAATGACTCTGTATTTATTGTTAACTTAGTTGATCCAATTGAAAGAAATTTTACTCAGCAAAAATTAGAAAAAAGAATTCGTAGTGAATTAAAGAAATTTATTAAAAATCCAGATGAAATCATAACACTCGGAAGACCGGGAAAATCACAGCAACCTATACAAGTTATTTTAACTAATCCAAACTCACAAGATCTTGAAAAATACGCTCTTGAATTGCAAAAATATTTAAAAACAATAGATGGCGTTGAAGATATTATTTCAGACACTCCACCTCCCGCTGATGAAATTAAAGTGGTACCAAACTTCGTAATGGCAAATTCTTTAAACGTAACAAGCGATGCAATTGCAACTACATTATCTTATTTGTTCTATGGTGAAAATGTGGGGTCTTTTAATAGGAATAGCGACACATTCGACATAGTCGCAAAAGTAAATGATAAACAAGCTTTAACTCCAAACGATATTTTATCTGTGACTGTTCCAGGAAAAAATAATACACCAATTCCTTTAAACAGCATTGCAAAAATATCATTAGACAAACAAAATTCAGTCATTCAGCATCATAACGGGATACAAGAATATACAGTTCTTGCAGACTACACAGGAAATGATTTAGGTAAAGTATTAAAACAAATTGAATCTTACCTAAATCAAAATAGAATGCTTGGATTAAGCTATGATTTTTCAGGAGATTCAAAAGATTTAAAAGATACAAATACTGCTGTTATACAAACACTTTTATTATCTTTATTATTTGCTTATATGGTCTTATGTTCGCAGTTTGAAAGTTTCATAACCCCTTTTGTTATTTTATTAAGTGTTCCTTTAGCATTTTCAGGGGCTTTTATTGCTCTGCTTATTTTAAATCAACCTATGTCACTTTACGCAATGGTTGGCTTAATCTTATTAACTGGACTTGTGAAAAAAAATGCTATTTTACTATTGGATTTTACTGAACAACTCATCCAAGAAGGCAAAAATGTTAACTTAGCTTTGCAAATAGCAGGAAAAACAAGGTTAAGACCTATTCTAATGACAACTTTTGCTATGATTTTTGGAATGTTACCTATGGCATTTGGAAGCGACTTAGGTCATGAGCAGCGTTCCCCCATGGGAGTTGCTGTCATAGGTGGTCTTATTTCTTCAACAATTTTAACACTTTTAGTCATACCATGTGTTTTTAGTATTTTTAAAGAAGCAAAAATGATTTTAAGTTATAAACCTTCCAAAAAATAA
- a CDS encoding MFS transporter: MAITKTSENKTLFLCSIGGAFEYYDFSLFALMTPVISKHFFDDSIPSVALLKTFGIFAAGYFARFLGGFYFSHLGDTSGRKKPFMITLFLMAIPTLGIALLPTYEQIGFLAPLILLLLRIAQGFALGGEAPCAMAYIHEYANEKRKSLAMGFLFGGIIFGSFFASLLYSSLNSLMSPETFYSWGWRIPFAVGGILGIIGIYLRKSLNESKDFLQCKKSNGVLKVPFFTLFQKHFKDVVLGIIILLPSSTAFLYFLLISSKTLETAFLFEKIFIEKIVTLGFFLNALFCIIFGYLSDKIKSKNVYIIGIISLFILTLISNSVFQSGSKETITIFIILMSITLGACVGSVFNILATMFSTKMRTSALALCLNTTNGLFIGITPYVFTQIATIHYFNHFPMLYISFLCLISLFLIRKLKTK, translated from the coding sequence ATGGCTATTACAAAAACATCAGAGAATAAAACCTTATTTCTTTGTTCTATTGGTGGTGCTTTTGAATATTATGATTTTTCCTTATTTGCTTTAATGACTCCTGTAATTAGTAAACATTTTTTTGATGATTCCATTCCAAGTGTTGCTTTATTAAAAACATTTGGAATTTTTGCTGCTGGGTATTTTGCAAGATTTTTAGGTGGTTTTTATTTTAGTCATTTAGGAGATACTTCTGGCCGTAAAAAACCATTTATGATCACTCTTTTTTTAATGGCAATTCCAACTTTAGGAATTGCCTTGTTACCTACTTATGAACAAATTGGATTTCTTGCTCCCCTTATTTTATTGCTATTAAGAATTGCACAAGGTTTTGCCTTAGGAGGCGAAGCTCCTTGCGCAATGGCTTATATTCATGAATATGCAAATGAAAAAAGAAAAAGTCTCGCAATGGGCTTTCTTTTTGGAGGCATTATTTTTGGATCTTTTTTTGCTTCCTTATTATATTCATCTTTAAATTCTTTAATGTCTCCTGAAACATTTTATTCATGGGGATGGCGTATTCCTTTTGCTGTCGGCGGAATTTTAGGAATAATTGGAATTTACTTAAGAAAAAGTCTAAACGAAAGTAAAGATTTTTTGCAATGCAAAAAATCAAATGGCGTTTTAAAAGTTCCTTTTTTTACTTTATTTCAGAAACACTTTAAAGATGTTGTTTTAGGAATCATTATATTATTGCCATCTTCAACTGCATTCTTATATTTTTTGTTAATATCTTCAAAAACCTTAGAAACCGCATTTCTATTTGAAAAAATATTTATTGAGAAAATTGTAACGTTAGGATTTTTTCTCAATGCCCTTTTTTGCATTATATTTGGATACCTTTCTGATAAAATTAAATCAAAAAATGTTTATATAATTGGTATTATTTCTCTTTTTATTTTAACTTTAATATCAAATTCAGTATTTCAATCTGGCAGTAAAGAAACCATAACAATATTTATTATACTCATGTCTATTACTTTAGGCGCTTGTGTGGGTTCTGTTTTTAATATTTTAGCAACTATGTTTTCCACTAAAATGAGAACATCTGCACTTGCTCTTTGCTTAAATACAACAAATGGATTATTTATTGGAATAACCCCATATGTTTTCACTCAAATAGCAACAATACATTATTTTAATCATTTTCCCATGTTGTATATTAGTTTTTTATGCCTAATATCTTTATTTTTAATTAGAAAATTAAAGACAAAATAA